The segment ccatctagttgcaggaaaacaagctcagagctCCCACTCATTCTACATGATAGTGCGTTGTATAACTATTTcactatatattacaatgtaatcatGACATAaacaaagtgcacaataaatgcaaTATGCTGAATCATCCCAAATCCATCGCCCTGCCCAGTCTGTGTAAAAACTGCCTTCCAAGAAGTGAGTCCCTGGTGcgaaaaaggttggggaccactgatctAGGAATTTTTCTACTCCTTCCTTGTTATCCATTCCTGTTACTACCTTGCTTATCTCAGGGCCTCAAGAGAAAGCTCTTTGTTAAGGGCTAGGCAAGGATGACCTAAACACGGTCAGCAGGTCATGACCAAGGCCATGAGGCCCGTGCAAGTGATCTGAAGTCTGATGCTGAAGACCCATCAGACAATGAATGTGATGTGCGTTGACACTAACTTTGGGCCAGGGCTTCCATAAGGATAAGCCTATACCAGCAAAAACCCAGCAGGAAGCACATCTGCTAGCTCTTTCTATCCAGGAAAGCTTCCTCCTATAGGCAAGTCTGGAAACactaaagatacacacacacacacacacacacacacacagtctctgaGATCAACGTTCCAGGCGAATCACCTCCTACCTGTGTCCGATGCCAGATCACAGATGCCCGGGAGTGGCCCAGCTTGTTCCGGCAGGGTCCCTTATCGTAGTGTATCAGGAGGAAATCATCCTGTGAGGGGCAGAGACAGAGACGGCATGAACGAGTGGCTCCTGCTCAGTTCGGTGAGTATCACGGCCATTGATGCATTTCTTCTCCTATGCTCATGGTAAGTGGAGACGTGAGGGAGGTGACACAGGGAAGGGCACACACCCGGGAACACCTGGCACAGCCACTGAAGGCCCAGGCCGCTCCTCCCAAGGGCCTTCCTTCATCAGCCAGCAGCCCTGGACAGCACAGCCTTGGGCTCTAGAGAGAGCTTTGAACCAGACTTCAGGCCCAGCCCAAAGAAGGGCCTCCCCGCACAGTGGCTGGCTTCTGAGCTTGTGGGAGAGAAGGGATCTCATGGGGACACAGGGCTACTGAACACACAGGTCACGGCTGCTCCAAAGAGCTCCTGCTGGCCCCGGCTGTGTGTGATTCCACCAGAGTCCCTCTGCCCTGGCATCTTCCTGCTGCAGTGACAGGGCTATTCCCAGGATTGGATGATTTTCTTTGTTGCTGGCCCATCCCCCTCCGTCAGGTCAGGGTTCTCACCTAGAAAGTGCTTCCTCTCCACTCAGGCCACTTGATTTTCCTCAGATTCAAGATCCAGCCCAGGGAGCACTTTCTATCTGCATCTTCTCAGACCATACTGAGTGGGCGGCGGCCCTCTGCACTCCGGGCACGCCTGTGGATGCCTCCCTCCAAGTGTTCTtcaccccacctccacctcctggagctGGGACCCTCACACATGTTAGTCTCTCTAAGTGTGTTCCCCAGCTCAGCGCTTGGCACCCAGATCTCAACGACTACCCACTGGTGAGAGGGGAATGGCATTTCTATACCAAGCCCTCTGCGCCTCCCGGACCAGGAGGAGCCGTTTTCAATCCTGATCAATGAAGGAAATGACGAGGCACAGGGTGCCATGGAGGGGAAAGCCTGTTGATTCATTTAAGGGAGGCTGTAAACAGACAGCTGCTTTTTCAGAAAAGAGCAAATAAACACAGGGCCCAATGTGCCTGAGGGAACAGGAAGTCACTCTTCCGAAAACCAGGAGGAGCAGGACGGGTCACGGCCTTCTGCTCCTTTCAATCAACTCTGGTAAGATAGTTTGGGGGCTGCAGCCGGCCTTCCTCTCCTTGTCGGGAGGACACCAGCCTTGAGTTTGCTGATTTTTGGGGTCAAGCCTCCTGGTGTCTGAATGCACAGTGAATGGAGGGCTATCAAATCCTGGCTGTTACAGGTGCAGTAGCAAGAGGCTTTAGCTGGgggctggggtcccagctaccACTGTCCGCCTCGCTTCTGTGCCTAGACACCCCATCTgtgagaggaaggggaggagcaGGCAAACATAAAGCCACTTCTGGCCACACCTTTCTCTTCTACGAAGCTATTTCTGTCCACTTCCATCACTGTGAGTTCTCTCCTCCTTGAACTCTTAACCGAAATTTCCTTTGCGCTGATATTAATTTACACACCACTGAGATGAGCTCATTCTCCATTTTCCAGACTGCCTCTCACAATGTCTTGCACTGCAGgctctttaaatgtttttgaatttgttttctgaaaCGCAAACCAAATCCTGTGTACTACCCAGTTGAGAAGTGGTTACTGATCTCTGTGAGCAGACATGGACAAGCCTGGCTGCACATTTGAGTCACCTGGACAGCTTTTGGAAGCTGAAGATACTGACTCCGAGGTCTGAGGTAGGGCCCAGTCCTCACACTTCCTAAGTGATTCTGATCCATCCTACCCTTGGGAAGCAAGGCCTCTGCTGGGGGCCAGGCCCCTGATCTTGGTACACAGGGGCCGTCGTGTGGGCCTCACCTTATCTTTCCAGCATCTCTGGCCAGGCCACGTATGAGTTCACATCCTCTTTCATCGTGCCCAGGTCTTTGGCAGTAACCTGGCTCAGCACATTCTGTCCTCTCTGGTGAACAAACTCACTCAACCTTCAAGTCCTCAGCTACCCCCTGGCCCCCAGACCCAGCAACCTGCTGACTCCTCCTTGGGGCCGCCAGGGACTTTACACCCTTAGCCATGCAACCTCCTTCATAGCAATGTGTCTGGATCATGCCTTATGGGGCTCGCCAGGGAGATGACGAGCTCCTCAAGGTCAAGAACttcaccccccaccccgccccccgcccTCATCTCACCAGACCCGCGTGGGGTCCAAGGGAGTGGAGTTGCTGACATGCAGCCAGATTTCATGAACAAaatgaatgtttatttaaaaagcactttTCTTATCCCCTGATAAAAGCACTCAAATATGGTTTCACAGTGTAGAAATGATTGACTTGTGATTTTTAGTTTATTGATGAAGCCCTGGGGCATAACGATCCCAGGAGCTGCAGGAACATGGATCTATTTCTGTGATGGGGAATACTTTCCTCCTATTGTTCAGAGAAGTTCCATTAAACTCTGGGGTGGGATGAAACAATGGTGCATGCTCCGGGAAGCTGCAATCAGGGAGAGGGTTGGTGAAAGAGCAAATGCCCCAGGGCAATTCTAGTATCTTCAGCTTTAAAATGTCCACTCACACTCTGACACAGCCTGATCTAACACAAAGATATGGTTTTTAGAGTTTGAAAGATCAGGGACTGATGGCTGGTTCCCTTCCTCACCAGTTTGAGAAAGATAAACCTCTCTGGCCTTCCTCATTCCAACTCACAGACATACTGTGTGTGTTAAGAGAAGCAGGTATCCACAGCAAATTGTATAATGCCGATCTGGAACAATTACCTCAATAAACATTAACTATCTACtgccaaaaaatacataaaagaaagaaactgcacATGTCCCTTTTTACAGTAAATAGCAAATGCTGGGCCAGCACTGAGAGCTGAGAAGCAGTGAGGATTCAAGGGGAGATGGGCTCGGCCAGGTGCAGATGAGGAGAGGGAagcaggggaggagagggagtaaGGGACCACGATGGGGAGAAGGTGGTCTGAAATATTCATAATTCCTGGATGCCTGCATGTGCCAGAAAGCACGCTTGGGGGAAACAGGAGAGAAAAGCTCCATGGAAggccctcctctctcctctgagTGCTCTTGGCTGGATTCAGGCCGTGCATTTATGTGCTTGTCCTAAATCACTGTTAATGTCTTTGGTAAAGGGCTCCAACAGTAGACTCCCTTTCCTTCACGTCCGCTTCCTCTGGCCACAGGGTCATTTTTCTTCATGtacaaagaaaacataggaaactCTGCACGGCCGTGAGGATGATGTCTCTGATGGAGGAAAAGTGCGGCCTGGTTCCTCTCCATTAGCAAGAGGCAGAACCTGCTGTAGGGTGGAGCTGGACAGGGAGGGCCTTCCTCAGGAACTAGAGCAGAGAGGACACACTTCTGTGCTGGAAGGAGAAAAACAACAGCTTCCCTCCTAGTCCCTGTCACTCGGTCCAAGCAGCCTGGGGAAACCAAACTTCTGTCAGTCCATTTCTAATGCAGCCCCTAAACGATCCGCACGGGGCTCTGTGACAAGGTGTAGGAAAATTGACAtttcactttcttccttctttacgGAAAGTTACAAAGAGTAATAAATTGCAGGCCAGATATTAGATACGATAACATAACTCAATGatcagttttcaaaaaaaaaaaactagaatacagtaaaatacaaaaataaatacataaataagactTTGAAGGCCCTAAAAAACTTGGTAAGGCTTCAGATGTCACTCCACAAATCCCCTTGGGGACTTAAGCTAAAGAAAATTCATCTTGCCACGCTGATTCATTTAGCTTGCCTAGGAAGTAAAAATGAAGCCTCAGGATAGAAGATGATGATATTTTACCCAGATTTGGTCAGCTGCATCAGGTTCTACTATTCATTTAGTAATTTAAAGTTCATAAAGAGACAACAGGCCTTTCAAAGGAACAATTCCAAAAGAAGCAATCTAATTTTTTAAGGTAGCCTTTATATTACAGACCTGTTACCATATGTAATATTCCATCTCAAAGAGACACTCATTTTCTTCTAGACAAATCTTTCAGCCTGTGCTTCACTCCACTTTGCCCATTGGTCTGAACCACTTCTCCTTCACCTTGGAGGCCTGAGGTGACCCATCTCGGCCACTGTGTGCCAAGCTGAACTGCTCTGAGATAGCCCCACGGTATGAACGCTTGCCCGGAAACACTCATAAGAAAGAACAGTCTCCGGACAGATGAAATGCTAACACGGGAAGCATGGACTTGCTCTGACTGtctgccccgccccgcccccccctTTATTTCAATGAGACCTGAATGGCTTAATACTATTATTGGATGGACTGGATACATTCATCCTTGCTGTGCAGAACAGACATAAATATATCCCTTCATGAAACACGACTTGATTTGCTTGGACTGTCCTAGCTACAATGGTTTCAACAAATAAGTAGGTCTGCTAtttaattatagttttatttacttatttatttttattttttgagatggagtcttgctccgttgcccaggctggagtgcagtggtgccatctcagctcactgcaaactgcgcctcccgggttcaagcaattcttgtgcctcagtctcccatgtagctgggactacaggtgcatgccaccatgactggataatttgtgtttttagtagagacagggtttcaccatgttgcccaggctggtcttgaactcctgaccacaggtaatctgaccacctcggcctcccaaagtgctgggaatataggcatgagccaccgaggcCGGCCTAATTATAGTTCTTAAAAAAGTATGAACCAATAAATTATTCTAAAACTAAAATCGTAGCTTCATCATTTTGGCAAGATGCCCACGCCCTAATATGGGCaaggaaggagaatgagaagCTAAATAGCAACAACCTGTGCATCAGGCCTCAAAGCTCCAGAAAAGTGTGGGCCTGGGAGGTTATGCCCTCCTGTCAGGGACATGGCTCTTGCAGGCACACACAGTATGGTGTGTTTGAGAGACACTGAAGTGAGCATACTTGGGAGAAGGCTGCCGTATGAGGCCAGAACTTCCATTCTGCCAGACAGCAAAGGGCTTGCACGTTTTCCTGCCCTGTAGATGACATGAGTGTCAATGAGGTCTTAAGACTGGCACCAAGCCCAACAGCTCCCCAGCCCCCGCTTCTGTCTGTCCTCGCTATCCTGAACATGAGGAGGAGCTCTGATCAGGAACCCAGGATCCAAATCTGGTGTACCCTGATTTTGGATGTCCAGCCCCCAGAACCATGAGGAATAAATGTCTGTCATTTAACCTGCCTCATCGATGATATTATGtcatagcagcccaaactgacaaTGACAGTCCCCGCTTAGAAAAAACCTACAATCCTAAAACCTCTTTAAATCCCAGGCTGCATCCTGAACCTGCATGAAGTGTTTAGGCCCCAGAACTATACGAGTCACAAAGGCTTCTGTCCCCATGGCACTCATGAGTTAATGTTTTCACAAACCCAGGAGAAACACCAAACGGTGTTCCTTCACTGTTACACAGGAGTAGGCACCAAGCTCTTTAGGAAACAGCTGGTCTATTTTTCTCATTCCAAATCTAAACCTCAAAGCTAAAAGCCGCAAGGTGAAGCTGAAGGCCACACTCACGTCCAGAGACTCCAGGCAGTACCAGCAGAAGGCATGCTTGCAGTTCTTGCACATCATCTGAGCGCAGCCTTCGTCTCGCTCGATGTAGACTTTGCACTTGGGGCAGCGTTTGATGGGCGCGTCGTCCTCTTCCATTTTGAAAGCAGCACTGTGGGAGAAATGCCGTGAGGACTCTGCACAGACGGATCCCACGGGAGACCCAGGAGCACTGGCTATGCTGGAAGCATCGGCTCCACTTCACAGACTGAGTTTTCTTggtattaaatgaaaaaacaaaacaaaaaccaaaaaacaaagaaacagaaactccagaaaaaaaaattaaccaaaacaCTGTGAATCAGCCACTTTGAgttagaaaaaatttttaaaaaattacagcaaCATCAACACATACCTAAATTTagagatatatgtatacaaacaaaagaaaatacagcGAAAGGCTCATTATAACGGAGGTATCTGAATAATAGTGTTAAGGTCAAATATTGTGTCCTTATTCACAGAGCTGTCTACTTTCCAAAGCGttgatataaattttatatactttgcagttataagaaaaataaataaatgttgcaaatacacacacataaacacacactgtTTACTTGGGATAGCTCCACCTGGCTCTTCTTACGAAATTATTTTCCTCAGAAGTTGGCTAGGTCTGCAGGGTTAGCAAGAAGGGCTTTAAGCTGAGGTCAGGGCTGGCTCTGCTACAAACTAGCTATGGAGCAACCCTCCAAGCCCTAGTTTTCTCATCAGTGTGACCGTGAGAAAAGATTCCGCGTGACAAGAGCACAGTGCAGGGTGCAGCTTTTATGAAGTGCTTGATAAAGGGTAGCAGTAGTTCGATGTTGCTAAAGAAAGGTAACACAGACATTAGGTATGACTCACCTCatgctgttaatttttaaaagatgggtaAGAATATTCATAAAAGCATCTGAAGGAATAAATGATAAACTGTTAAGAGGAGTTATCACTGATTATGGGGGTCCATTTGCTATATTGTTTGAACTCACTAAATCAAACCAATATCAGCAGGAGAAAATGCATCCCTCCTTCTTGGAGTAGCCTTTTCAGAATTTAACACATTTATGGGTATATATTCACTGCAGTTGAGCAAATTCTGGCATTTTGAGTGCATTCTGGCTGAAGGATCTCTCACAAGCTTCTAGTCGATATGAGCATTAAATGTAGTTTCACTTTAGTATGAGCTGTCTGATGATTGGCAGTGAACAATCCTCCACTTGGGGTGCACATTCCAGCTGAACGGGACTGTTTGGTCCGTTAGTAgaaggcaacagagtaagaaatAATGAGAGAAGCAGTATGTTCTCCTCATAAGGAGCACAGAGTCTTGAGACAGACAGATCCTAGCTGTGCGATTTATGTGTTATGtgtctcatctgcaaaacagatGAATAAGGCTAATAGCGTCGATCTCTACagactgttgtgaggattacagaGGTTGCACATGTTAAGCACAGAAGCCAGCACATAAGTACCAGGCACTCGATAAACAGTAGTTATTATTAATAACTGTTACTGAAAGATAACACAACTATCACTAGCTCAAATGCTTCCAATTTAAAAGCAAACTACAGACCAACCTGGTCACGCATAATGTGATAAAGAATGAACTAAGGCTGTTCCAAGGAgcaaatgagataacatatgtgCAAATGTCTCCAGAGGGATCCAGCACAGAGCCAGCTCCGAGCAAACCTTAGCCCTGGCCTCCTTCTGAGAATGACTTTGATTTTGCAAAGAGCTGGAAGTCATGAGACACCGAATCTGGTGATCAAGGTTGGTTTTCAGGTTAGATAACATTGTTTTGATTTGAAAGCCAGGTGTGACCTTAAAGCTAAGAAACCAATTTTCTCATGTGACTCACAAGCTGATTTTGAAAGAAGCGGCAGGAACAGCGTGTACAGTGTCTCATAGGGagacatttcaaaatgaaaacagttaAAATATGCCAGTTCTGGAGTACTGTGCTACGCATAAAATTTTGCATGGAATAGAcaatggttttcaaatatttcctaGTATCTGCATTGGatttaaaattattactaataACATTTACTGTAAACTCAAATTATAAAAGCAGACAAGAGTTTGGACAGTTTAATCACAATCTACATGTGGCCGAGCATCTTGAAGGGGTGGGCAGGTGATGTTAATGAGAGAAGTGGTCAGGGGCTGGATAAAAACATGGTTGAGGAGAAGAtttaacgaaaaaaaaaaaaaaccctccaatacaaaaaatagctgagtgtctTCTCAGTTATAAATGGCAGCTGACAGGCAGCCTCAGTTCCAGGGGACAAGAAGGAGTGGTGAGGACTGTGGGGCTTTGCCCCAGAGGCACCTCCAGCAAGGGCTGGGGCTCTGCTGCACTGGCTGCCAGCACGGGGAGGCAGCCTCGGAGAGGTTCAGGGTTCGGATTTCCCAGATAAGCCAGAAATTCCGGTTTTTATGTGACACcttctgatttaaaaatttccaCAAAATGAGATTTCTGAATTTTGCTTTAGATTGTCTTTGGAGAATAATTTAAATGAGACTAGAATGTCACAGATAAAGAAAACTAAGTCATCAGCCTCCAAACACTCACCAGCCTCCATCTAAAGTTTTGAAAGCTCTAAGATGCCAAGTACAAGTGAAGTATAAGTACAAGTGGTTCGTGCTTGCAGCTGCCTGCCTGATGGAGGCTGTTCAGAAAAGCACAGGCCCTGTGTGTCAGGAGCTCGCCCTGATGGCAGAATCGGCCTTGTCAATGGAAGAACTCAAATCCAATACGTCCAGGGTTGTAATCAATGCAGACAATCTCAGGGGGAACACAGAGGGTGGAGGCCCCAACCCTGTCCTGGGAACTGGGAAGCTTGACAAAGGGATGTGATCCCCACCTGAAGTGTGGCAGGAGCCCCCAGGGAAAGCAGGAGGGCAGAGCAGGGCGCTCCAGACACAGGAAGAGACGTTCGCCCGGAAGGAGAGCAGGGGTGTGTGGCAGGGACCCTGAGAGGGTCTGGGGCTAGAACAGGGCACAGGGGTCACATGGAAAGGAACGGGAGCTGGGGACAGTGGAATGGGAAGAGGGGCGCACAGGAAGCAGCTGGTGAGCACAccctggggagggtggggggcagaGTGGAAGCTCCTCTCTGAGGATCCTGGACTCAACAGGAACAGGGGCAAGTATCCAGCGGAACCACGTGACCTTGCGGATTTTGTAGGACAAAAAGACCTGGATATGATCAACTTCCTATGCATCAACCTACGAAATGTCAAAGTACAGAGCACGGGGCGGCAGCACTCTCCTGGGCAAACAGCCCGACTATGGCTGCAGGGTAGAGGCCGCCACCAGGGAGTGTCTTCCCATCCCCTCTGGACAGTATTTACGACCAGTGCACCCTACTCCTGTTCTTGTTCCTGTATCCCCATTTCAGATCACCTTCAACACAGTGAAGTCTTACAGAAACTTAGGTACTGCAGGACTTGAAACCCTGAAAAGTAACAAACCACGCATGCATTTGTCATTCCAGCCAAGCCGTGTTAAGTGTGGTTCTCACACACCTTTCTATTTCCAGGGCCTCGCATAGTGCCTGGTACGTAGTcaattctcaaaaataaatagacataCAAATAATGACAGGCTTGAGTGAGGCTCAAGAGGTACAGTGTGTGTTAGGGTTGACTGAGCCACAACCACTTACACTGCAACAGCACTTTTAGGAAGAAAGCATGCCTGCTTCTCCTGGCCCACAGCCCACGCCTTTGGTGGCAGCTTGTGTACAAAGGGTACCTGGTCTCCCCGGGGAGGAAGGTGATTGGCATGGTCTCCGGGCAGCCCTGGCCAGGGTGCCAGCTGGCTTTGCAGGTGGAGCAGAATTCCATATGGCACGCTTTGCACTGCACTGGCTGGGGGGTCTGCAGCCCCACGTCCTGGAGCTGACACACAGCCTGGCAGGTGGACGCCGGGCACCAAGTCCGACAGGGATCAAACAGCACCTCTGGTACAGTGAGACAAAATGGGCAAATCAAACAAGCCAGAAAGTCATGTGGGCTTCAGAGGAAGGAGCCCCTCAGTGCACGGACAGGGAGGAACACGTCCAGGTAATACAGCCAGCACCACCAGCCCCAACCAAAGCACTGCCAAAGTCGcccttccacctccacctccactatAGCTCTTCCCAACTTCTCCCTTCATGCAGCAGAACTCCAGACACCCAGGCTTCCCTCAGGAATGGTGCTCCTGCCCCTGGAATGCCCCTGGAGCCCTGGGTCAGCCCTGCTTGCCTCTGAGACTCAGCTCACAGCTCAAAGGCCTCCACATTCTGGAAAGCTTGGGTTTTCCCAAGTTTTCCCAAGTTTCCAGAAGCCTGCTGGGTTTCTCTGAGCAATGCACATGGTGCTTGCTCATCTGCCTCCCCTAGGGGACAGCTTTCTGAAGTTGGGCCCCTGATGGCCCCGTGTTGGGCACACAGCCAGCACCAGGAAAATGCTGTTAGAAGACCGAAAGGAAGAGGGAACGGAGATGGCTGGATTATTCTTCTAACCAAATGGTTCACCTGCCTAAGATGGCCTCCCCTTCTCAAATCCAAGCCGTGAGTTAACTATGGAGTGAAACCAACCCTTCAAGGGCCAGATTTTCTCTCCGAATCACAGCGCAC is part of the Symphalangus syndactylus isolate Jambi chromosome 18, NHGRI_mSymSyn1-v2.1_pri, whole genome shotgun sequence genome and harbors:
- the RNF144A gene encoding E3 ubiquitin-protein ligase RNF144A isoform X3, with the translated sequence MTTARYRPTWDLALDPLVSCKLCLGEYPVEQMTTIAQCQCIFCTLCLKQYVELLIKEGLETAISCPDAACPKQGHLQENEIECMVAAEIMQRYKKLQFEREVLFDPCRTWCPASTCQAVCQLQDVGLQTPQPVQCKACHMEFCSTCKASWHPGQGCPETMPITFLPGETSAAFKMEEDDAPIKRCPKCKVYIERDEGCAQMMCKNCKHAFCWYCLESLDDDFLLIHYDKGPCRNKLGHSRASVIWHRTQGDAILEKCILHNIESECHL
- the RNF144A gene encoding E3 ubiquitin-protein ligase RNF144A isoform X4, whose translation is MVAAEIMQRYKKLQFEREVLFDPCRTWCPASTCQAVCQLQDVGLQTPQPVQCKACHMEFCSTCKASWHPGQGCPETMPITFLPGETSAAFKMEEDDAPIKRCPKCKVYIERDEGCAQMMCKNCKHAFCWYCLESLDDDFLLIHYDKGPCRNKLGHSRASVIWHRTQVVGIFAGFGLLLLVASPFLLLATPFVLCCKCKCSKGDDDPLPT
- the RNF144A gene encoding E3 ubiquitin-protein ligase RNF144A isoform X2; the encoded protein is MTTARYRPTWDLALDPLVSCKLCLGEYPVEQMTTIAQCQCIFCTLCLKQYVELLIKEGLETAISCPDAACPKQGHLQENEIECMVAAEIMQRYKKLQFEREVLFDPCRTWCPASTCQAVCQLQDVGLQTPQPVQCKACHMEFCSTCKASWHPGQGCPETMPITFLPGETSAAFKMEEDDAPIKRCPKCKVYIERDEGCAQMMCKNCKHAFCWYCLESLDDDFLLIHYDKGPCRNKLGHSRASVIWHRTQVVGIFAGFGLLLLVASPFLLLATPFVLCCKCKCSKGDDDPLPT